A region of Colletotrichum higginsianum IMI 349063 chromosome 10, whole genome shotgun sequence DNA encodes the following proteins:
- a CDS encoding Chloroperoxidase, translated as MKTFLVSLGALPVALGLPSFANIGHGSLSGFTSLPKLSKFDIDSPSLLKPNHLTWTPPSAGDLRAPCPGLNTLANHGFIPHDGRNITSEIVQKGFKDAMNIDEALSAAAFKPALELNPGASFINLDMLHKHNFIEHDGSLSRRDMYFDPSNRFDKETFDAFIGYFGGATTINITTIANARARHALEMSRVNPNFTLPESAIPAATGECAFLLTIFGTPGTPVANRSYVEFFFRNERLPVELGWAPVDTPITLSPTIQQIANEIVAQTPSDVPLVYAPKSSG; from the exons ATGAAAACGTTTCTTGTTTCCCTGGGAGCTCTCCCTGTTGCTCTCGGTCTTCCTAGTTTCGCCAATATTGGTCATGGCTCCCTTAGCGGATTCACTTCCTTGCCAAAGCTGTCTAAGTTCGACATAGACAGTCCGTCACTGTTGAAGCCCAACCACTTGACATGGACACCACCAAGTGCTGGAGATC TGCGGGCTCCTTGTCCAGGTTTAAACACTCTTGCCAACCATGGCTTCATCCCTCACGACGGTCGGAATATCACGTCTGAAATCGTTCAAAAGGGCTTTAAAGATGCCATGAATATCGATGAGGCTTTATCTGCAGCAGCTTTCAAGCCAGCTTTGGAGTTGAACCCAGGCGCGTCC TTCATCAATCTGGATATGCTTCATAAGCACAACTTCATAGAGCACGACGGCAGTCTGTCCCGTCGCGACATGTACTTTGATCCATCAAACCGCTTCGACAAAGAAACGTTTGACGCGTTCATTGGCTATTTCGGAGGGGCGACAACAATCAATATCACgaccatcgccaacgcccgAGCCAGACATGCGCTGGAGATGAGCCGGGTGAATCCAAACTTCACACTCCCCGAGTCCGCGATCCCAGCAGCGACGGGCGAATGTGCCTTTCTGCTCACCATATTTGGAACTCCTGGAACCCCGGTAGCAAATAGATCATACGTAGAGTTCTTCTTCC GCAATGAACGGTTGCCGGTTGAGCTTGGATGGGCTCCAGTCGACACTCCCATCACTCTCTCACCCACCATACAGCAGATCGCCAACGAAATCGTTGCACAGACTCCTTCAGATGTTCCTTTGGTATACGCGCCCAAAAGTTCGGGATAG
- a CDS encoding DEAD/DEAH box helicase, producing the protein MATPTKAPAKGSGKRQQPKTLKRDTKIEKRKQQLQTIEQLEKAVADFDPKGEYKSFSDLPLCEATKTGLDKSHFETLTDIQSRAVPLALKGSDILGAAKTGSGKTLAFVIPVLEKLYRARWTEYDGLGALIISPTRELAAQIFEVLRKVGRNHNFSAGLIIGGKSLKEEAERLSKMNILVCTPGRMLQHLDQTAGFDVDNLQILVLDEADRIMDMGFQSAVDALVEHLPATRQTLLFSATQSKKISDLARLSLRDPEYVSVHEESTPKNLQQHYIVTPLHEKLDTLFGFIKANLRSKIIVFFSSGKQVRFAYESMRHLQPGIPLLHLLGKQKQLQRMEITKRFADSNHSCLFATDVVARGVDFPAVDWVVQVDCPEDADTYIHRVGRTARYERDGKAVLFLEPSEEAGMLKRLEAKKVPINKITVKESKKKSITNQLQSMCFQNPDLKYLGQKAFISYVRSVYLQKDKGVFHFDKLDLDAYAASLGLPGAPQIKLRKGEDIKKIKNAPRRGMSSDEDSDGDDPDAPKKPPKKPEIRTKYDRMFERTNQDVLSGHYTKLVANGDEVTGDGKETDAAGGGDDEDDFLSVKRVLGDDELDAESANAPGAKLKTISYGDQQFIVDSKRREKALQSKKKMLKFKGRGQKLVFDEDGNAHPIYELQNEDDFIKEGPAEELRQRFVADEAARVKEADVEDKLAAKGRLKEKRLKRKAREAEERGEGAPKLVEGPQVGGQGGEEEDPLALLRSLPIAGGGGGDSGGEEDEDERPKKKPKKWFQDDSDEEREKKKRAKKGGKVLEIDREPETLEDLEALASGLLN; encoded by the exons ATGGCGACACCCACAAAGGCTCCCGCCAAGGGATCCGGGAAGAGGCAGCAGCCCAAGACCCTCAAGAGGGATACGAAAATCGAGAAGCGCAAGCAGCAGTTGCAGACCATTGAGCAActcgagaaggccgtcgccgacttT GACCCCAAGGGCGAATACAAATCCTTCTCCGACCTCCCCCTCTGCGAAGCGACCAAGACCGGCCTGGACAAATCCCACTTCGAGACCCTCACCGACATCCAGTCGCGCGCCGTGCCCCTCGCCCTCAAGGGCTCCgacatcctcggcgccgccaagacCGGCAGCGGAAAGACGCTCGCCTTCGTCATCCCCGTCCTCGAGAAGCTGTACCGCGCGCGATGGACCGAGTacgacggccttggcgccCTCATCATCTCCCCGACCCGCGAGCTGGCCGCCCAGATCTTCGAGGTCCTGCGCAAGGTCGGCCGCAACCACAACTTCTCGGCcggcctcatcatcggcggcaagagcctcaaggaggaggccgaacGCCTGTCCAAGATGAACATCCTTGTCTGCACGCCCGGCCGCATGCTGCAGCACCTCGATCAGAccgccggcttcgacgtcGATAACCTGCAGATCCTCGTGCTCGACGAAGCGGACCGTATCATGGACATGGGCTTCCAgtccgccgtcgacgccctggtCGAGCACCTGCCCGCCACGAGGCAGACACTGCTCTTCAGTGCCACTCAGAGCAAGAAGATATCCGACTTGGCCCGCCTGAGCCTCAGGGACCCCGAGTACGTCTCGGTCCACGAGGAGTCGACGCCCAAGAACCTGCAGCAGCACTACATCGTCACCCCCTTgcacgagaagctcgacacCCTCTTCGGCTTCATTAAGGCGAACCTGCGCAGCAAgatcatcgtcttcttctcttcggGCAAGCAGGTCCGCTTCGCCTACGAGAGCATGCGCCACCTGCAGCCCGGTATCCCGCTGCTGCACCTCCTCGGCAAGCAGAAGCAGCTGCAGCGCATGGAGATCACGAAACGCTTTGCCGATTCCAACCACTCGTGCCTGTTCGccaccgacgtcgtcgcccgcggTGTCGACTTCCCCGCCGTCGACTGGGTCGTCCAGGTCGACTGccccgaggacgccgacaCGTACATCCACCGCGTCGGTCGTACGGCCCGCTACGAGCGCGACGGCAAGGCCGTGCTTTTCCTTGAGCCcagcgaggaggccggcatgctcaagcgcctcgaggccaagaaggtgCCCATCAACAAGATCACCGTCAAGgagagcaagaagaagagcatcACGAACCAGCTGCAGAGCATGTGCTTCCAGAACCCGGACCTCAAGTACCTCGGCCAGAAGGCATTCATCAGCTACGTCCGCTCCGTCTACCTGCAGAAGGACAAGGGCGTCTTCCACTTCGAcaagctcgacctcgacgcctaCGCAGCCAGCCTCGGGCTCCCCGGTGCGCCGCAGATCAAGCTGCGCAAGGGCGAGGAcatcaagaagatcaagaacgcgccgcgccgcggcATGTCGAGCGACGAGGActcggacggcgacgacccggacgcgcccaagaagccgcccaagaagcccgagATCCGCACAAAGTACGACCGCATGTTCGAGCGCACGAACCAGGACGTCCTGTCGGGACACTACACCAAGCTCGtggccaacggcgacgaagTCACGGGCGACGGCAAGGAGACCGacgcagccggcggcggggacgacgaagacgattTCCTCTCGGTCAAGCGCGtccttggcgacgacgagctggacgccGAGTCCGCCAACGCGCCGGGCGCCAAGCTCAAGACCATATCCTACGGCGACCAGCAGTTCATCGTCGACTCGAAGCGACGCGAGAAGGCGCTGCagtccaagaagaagatgctCAAGTTCAAGGGCCGCGGGCAGAAGCTCgtcttcgacgaggacggcaacgCGCACCCCATCTACGAGCTGCAGAACGAGGACGACTTCATCAAGGAGGGCcccgccgaggagctgcggcAGCGCTtcgtggcggacgaggcggcacgcgtcaaggaggccgatgtcgaggacAAGCTGGCGGCCAAGGGGCGgctcaaggagaagaggcTCAAGCGCAAGGCGagggaggccgaggagcgcggcgagggcgcTCCGAAGCTCGTCGAGGGGCCCCAGGTCGGCGGtcagggaggggaggaggaagacccgctggcgctgctgcgGTCGCTgcccatcgccggcggcggcggcggggacagcggcggcgaggaggacgaggacgagcggccgaagaagaagcccaagaagtGGTTCCAggacgactcggacgaggagagggagaagaagaagagggccaagaagggcggcaaggtGCTCGAGATCGACCGCGAGCCCGAGACgctcgaggatctcgaggCGTTGGCTTCGGGATTGTTGAACTAG